A section of the Xiphias gladius isolate SHS-SW01 ecotype Sanya breed wild chromosome 10, ASM1685928v1, whole genome shotgun sequence genome encodes:
- the arel1 gene encoding apoptosis-resistant E3 ubiquitin protein ligase 1 produces MDGRFFLTFLLCSVSWIFFWEVRWKKGKESQIEEWLQGHSLSQYRHLFEDVQTLEELSLSVLSRLEEVVKEQERWREIAEAHIQLLRDFAFQEWLCSQHLEHYYTTLKTLGCMNLDDLSQFDSQLQLSLAAWGYYYEDYIKLSTGIKILQTSRGTRDQDYEIRLVQSLAERRLNEKWSIAGALIFGCTVALCFLIRDLMFYVIGGITVSIIAFVFTIKFLCELAARVVSFLQNEDPGRRGDRSIYDYVRGNYLDPRSCKVSWDWKEPQEVGQTMSFRVQLFYKNGQPFPAHRPVGLRVNITHIELALDIPVTQEVLQEPESNVVKVAFTVRKAGRYEVAVKLGGLNVAYSPYYKIFQPGTVVPSKTKIAYHFSTLVLINGQQHTLQIEPRDEYGNPTSNSTSLTDEANYSVHVHSLGTVDDDSLEKYYSKSVSLNKQQCQVLLRLTLKKTGCFRVRISYKDQPLSNGEFDIIVLSENEKACVEKNVSTPGISIYFEAYLYSSGNYSSSSWQLPASSLLAPQRRPSMGEEEDEHDSPVEGQPEKVKKPKKVYCYISPKQLSVKEFYLKIIPWRLFTFRVCPGTKFTYYGPDPIHKYLTLVVDDGIQPPVELSCKDRNIMAATFIRFLHKNIGGSETFQDKVNFFQRELRHIHSKRPRTKTCLKITRHSILDSSLKATRNFSVSDWSKNFEVVFQDEEALDWGGPRREWFELICKTLFDTSNQLFTRFSDNNQGLVHPNADRPPHLRLKMYEFAGRIVGKCLYESALGGAYKQLVRARFTRSFLAQIIGLRMNYKYFETDDQEFYKTKVCFILNNDVSEMDLVFAEEKYSKSGQLEKVVELISGGAQIAVTNENKMHYLNLLAQYRLASQVRDEVEHFLKGLNELVPENLLAIFDENELELLMCGTGDINVQDFKAHAVIVGGSWHFREKVMKWFWAVVSSFTQEELARLLQFTTGSSQLPPGGFNTLCPSFQIIAAPTHSTLPTAHTCFNQLCLPTYDSYEELHKMLKLAISEGSEGFGML; encoded by the exons ATGGACGGCCGTTTCTTCCTGaccttcctcctctgctcagTGTCCTGGATCTTCTTCTGGGAGGTTCGctggaagaaaggaaaagagagtcAGATTGAGGAATGGCTCCAAGGACATAGCCTCTCTCAATACAGGCACTTATTTGAAG ATGTACAGACACTGGAGGAACTGAGTCTGAGTGTACTGAGTCGCCTGGAAGAGGTGGTGAAGGAACAGGAGCGCTGGAGGGAAATTGCAGAGGCCCACATCCAGCTGCTCCGAGACTTTGCCTTCCAGGAGTGGCTTTGCTCCCAACACCTGGAGCACTATTACACTAC ACTGAAGACCTTGGGTTGCATGAATCTGGATGATCTGTCTCAGTTTGACAGTCAACTGCAGCTGTCTCTAGCTGCCTGGGGCTACTACTACGAAGACTACATAAAGTTATCCACAGGCATCAAGATCCTCCAGACCTCCAGGGGGACTCGAGACCAGGACTACGAGATCCGACTGGTGCAAAGCCTTGCTGAGAGACGTCTGAATGAGAAGTGGTCAATTG CGGGAGCTCTCATATTTGGCTGTACTGTGGCGCTGTGCTTCTTGATAAGGGACCTCATGTTTTACGTGATTG GTGGAATTACTGTTTCCATCATAGCGTTTGTCTTTACCATCAAGTTCCTCTGTGAGCTTGCAGCAAGGGTTGTCAGCTTCCTGCAGAATGAGGATCCAGGGCGACGCGGTGACCGCAGCATCTATGACTATGTCCGGGGCAACTACCTGGACCCACGTTCCTGCAAAGTGTCATGGGACTGGAAGGAACCACAGGAAGTGGGGCAGACTATGAGCTTCAGAGTCCAG CTGTTCTATAAGAATGGCCAGCCTTTCCCGGCCCATCGACCTGTGGGACTGAGGGTCAACATCACCCACATCGAATTAGCTCTGGACATCCCCGTTACACAGGAGGTTCTGCAAGAACCAGAGTCCAATGTAGTGAAAGTGGCCTTCACAGTGCGCAAGGCCGGACGCTACGAGGTTGCTGTCAAGCTGGGCGGCCTCAATGTGGCCTACAGCCCTTATTACAAGATATTCCAGCCAG GTACAGTTGTCCCATCTAAAACAAAGATAGCCTACCATTTCTCCACCCTGGTGCTAATAAATGGCCAGCAGCACACTTTGCAGATTGAGCCCAGGGACGAGTATGGAAACCCCACCAGTAACTCCACATCTCTCACAGACGAAGCCAACTACAGCGTCCATGTGCACTCT CTGGGCACAGTGGATGACGACAGTCTGGAGAAGTACTACAGTAAGTCAGTTTCACTCAACAAGCAGCAGTGCCAGGTTCTGCTGAGACTTACCCTGAAGAAGACAGGCTGTTTCAGGGTCCGCATCTCCTACAAGGACCAGCCGCTCAGCAACGGGGAATTTGACATTATTGTTCTCAGTG AGAATGAGAAGGCCTGCGTTGAGAAGAATGTGTCCACTCCAGGCATAAGTATCTACTTTGAGGCATACCTTTACAGCAGTGGGAACTACAGCAGTTCCTCGTGGCAGTTACCAGCCTCCTCTTTGCTGGCTCCCCAGCGGAGGCCTTCTatgggagaagaggaggatgaacaTGACTCTCCTGTGGAGGGACAGCCTGAGAAGGTCAAGAAACCAAAAAAGGTTTACTGTTACATATCGCCAAAG CAACTATCCGTGAAGGAGTTCTACCTGAAAATAATTCCGTGGCGCCTTTTCACCTTTCGAGTATGTCCAGGAACGAAG TTTACCTATTACGGTCCTGATCCGATTCACAAGTACCTAACCCTAGTGGTGGATGATGGGATACAGCCTCCTGTGGAGCTCAGCTGCAAAGACAGGAACATCATGGCTGCCACTTTCATTCGCTTCCTTCACAAGAACATTG GTGGCTCTGAAACGTTCCAAGACAAGGTTAACTTCTTTCAACGTGAACTCAGACATATCCACTCCAAGAGACCTCGCACCAAGACCTGCCTAAAAATCACTCGCCACTCCATTCTAGATTCA TCCCTGAAGGCCACAAGGAACTTCTCGGTGTCAGACTGGAGTAAGAACTTTGAGGTCGTGTTTCAGGATGAGGAAG ctctggaCTGGGGAGGGCCTCGCAGGGAGTGGTTTGAGCTGATTTGCAAGACCCTCTTTGACACCTCCAACCAGCTGTTCACCCGCTTCAGCGACAACAACCAGGGCCTT GTGCACCCAAATGCTGACCGGCCGCCCCACCTGCGTCTAAAGATGTATGAGTTTGCGGGTCGCATCGTAGGGAAGTGCCTGTATGAGTCTGCCCTGGGTGGAGCCTACAAACAGCTGGTCCGAGCTCGCTTTACACGATCCTTCTTGGCGCAGATAATTGGCCTTAGGATGAACTACAAG TACTTTGAGACCGATGACCAGGAGTTCTACAAAACTAAAGTCTGCTTCATCCTAAACAATGACGTGAGTGAAATGGACCTGGTGTTTGCCGAGGAGAAGTACAGCAAGTCAGGACAGCTGGAGAAG GTGGTGGAGCTGATATCAGGGGGAGCTCAGATCGCTGTTACCAATGAAAACAAGATGCATTATCTCAACCTTCTGGCCCAGTACAGACTGGCCAGCCAGGTGAGAGATGAGGTGGAACACTTCCTGAAAG GCTTGAATGAACTGGTTCCAGAGAACCTGCTAGCCATTTTTGATGAGAATGAGTTGGAG CTTTTGATGTGTGGCACCGGTGATATAAATGTGCAGGACTTCAAAGCCCACGCTGTGATTGTTGGAGGATCGTGGCACTTCAGGGAGAAA GTGATGAAGTGGTTCTGGGCCGTGGTGTCCAGCTTCACCCAGGAGGAGCTGGCTCGTCTGCTGCAGTTCACCACCGGCTCCTCTCAGCTTCCCCCTGGGGGATTCAACACTCTTTGCCCCTCCTTCCAGATCATCGCCGCCCCCACACACAGCACCTTGCCCACTGCACACACCTG TTTTAACCAGCTGTGCCTCCCTACCTACGATTCCTACGAGGAGCTGCACAAGATGCTGAAGCTGGCCATCAGTGAGGGCAGTGAAGGCTTCGGTATGCTCTGA
- the fcf1 gene encoding rRNA-processing protein FCF1 homolog: MGKQKTKRFAVMKRMINLKDQRIKEKDRAKTKEKKKKDPSELKEREVTKYPSCLFFQYNTQLGPPYHILVDTNFINFSIKAKLDIVQSMMDCLYAKCIPYITDCVMAEIEKLGMKYRVALRIAKDPRFERLPCTHKGTYADDCLVQRVTQHKCYILATVDRDLKRRVRKIPGVPIMYISNHRYNIERMPDDYGAPRF; the protein is encoded by the exons ATG GGGAAGCAGAAAACGAAGAGGTTTGCTGTGATGAAGAGAATGATCAATCTGAAAGATCAAAGAAT aaaagagaaagaccgagctaaaacaaaagagaaaaagaagaaagatcCCTCAGAGCTTAAGGAGAGAGAAGT GACAAAGTACCCATCATGCCTCTTCTTCCAGTACAATACTCAGCTTGGTCCACCGTACCACATTCTAGTCGACACCAATTTCATCAACTTCTCCATCAAGGCCAAACTGGACATTGTTCAGTCTATGATGGATTGTCTGTATGCCAAAT GTATCCCATATATCACAGACTGTGTGATGGCTGAGATTGAAAAGCTTGGAATGAAATACAGAGTTGCACTCAG gaTAGCCAAGGATCCAAGGTTCGAGCGTCTGCCGTGCACACACAAGGGAACATATGCTGATGACTGTTTAGTACAAAGGGTAACACAG CACAAGTGTTACATCCTGGCTACTGTGGACAGAGATCTAAAGAGAAGAGTCAGGAAGATCCCTGGAGTACCCATCATGTACATCTCAAACCACAG GTATAATATTGAGCGGATGCCCGATGACTATGGTGCTCCAAGATTTTAA
- the vash1 gene encoding tubulinyl-Tyr carboxypeptidase 1 — MLRATVGSVEERDEEQEDEGDEELRDGGVPFYVNKGGLPVDEETWERMWRHVARIHPNGEALGKEIRGATDLPKIPVPSVPTYQPATTIPQRLEAIQKYIRELQYNHTGTQFFEIKKSRPLTALMDIAKEMTREALPIKCLEAVILGIYLTNNMPGVERFPLSFKSQFSGNHFHHIVLGVHSGGRFGALGMSRREDLMFKPLEFRTLMDLVQEFDGAYRGYWHTLHKVKIGQYVSHDPHSVEQIEWKHSILDVNKLTKEELRKELERHSRDMRLKIGKPAPPSPTKDRRNSMGSPLRGPSSPIRRVSRVERRPSGEKKVLEQKSSADMNGYQIRV; from the exons ATGCTGAGGGCCACTGTGGGCTCggtggaagagagagatgaggagcaggaggaTGAAGGTGACGAAGAGTTGAGGGATGGAGGGGTGCCTTTCTATGTGAACAAAGGAGGCCTCCCGGTGGATGAGGAGACTTGGGAGAGGATGTGGCGCCATGTGGCTCGAATCCACCCCAACGGTGAAGCTTTGGGGAAGGAGATCCGGGGTGCCACTGACCTGCCCAAG ATTCCAGTACCAAGTGTGCCTACATACCAACCTGCCACCACTATCCCACAGCGCCTGGAAGCCATACAGAAATACATCAGGGAATTGCA GTACAATCACACGGGAACACAGTTTTTTGAAATCAAGAAGAGCCGTCCTCTTACTGC GTTGATGGACATCGCTAAAGAGATGACACGGGAGGCTCTGCCAATCAAATGTCTGGAGGCGGTGATCTTGGGGAT TTACCTCACCAACAACATGCCAGGTGTGGAGCGCTTCCCCCTCAGCTTTAAGTCTCAGTTCTCAGGGAACCACTTCCACCACATTGTGTTGGGAGTTCACAGCGGGGGACGTTTTGGCGCGCTGGGCATGAGCCGGAGGGAGGACCTCATGTTCAAGCCCCTGGAGTTCCGGACACTGATGGACTTGGTGCAAGAATTTGACGGCGCCTACAGGGGCTACTGGCACACCCTCCACAAGGTCAAGATCGGCCAGTACGTGTCCCATGACCCTCACAGCGTGGAGCAGATAGAGTGGAAACACTCGATACTGGATGTAAACAAGCTCACCAAGGAGGAACTACGGAAGGAGCTGGAGAGACACAGTCGAGACATGAGGCTGAAG ATAGGAAAGCCTGCACCTCCCTCTCCAACCAAAGACAGGAGAAACAGCATGGGTTCACCCCTCAGAGGACCGAGCAGCCCCATACGCAGGGTCAGCCGTGTCGAGAGACG tccCTCTGGAGAGAAGAAGGTCTTGGAGCAAAAATCATCGGCAGACATGAACGGATACCAGATTCGAGTCTGA
- the angel1 gene encoding protein angel homolog 1 isoform X2, whose translation MKEQSPEKENDRRINTDKEQLVAVLREETENEAIKTSEMQQEKVEVSKQDDMCVVLHRKQNTEDGTIFPTEDISPEQALGALLKCLQTDDSIQETAHTVREQLQIHTLEESVFPAEDIIQDTTCPVQRHIQSPSVEESWTPSETADKITECWDEYVVPAPDEMHDGASSSELAFASLIFNTQTHLKFGGQHDTQTGWHFPAGPDLAEEVQCPLWQFPAVSYYPPIDATEPFEVMWRVWEEMDESSAAAEPSLIPFPFTKASIDFTVMSYNILAQDLLEANQELYIHCPLEVLDWSYRCSLLLEEILKWAPDILCLQEVQENHYHEQLYPALSQMGYTCVYKRRTGTKTDGCATCYRNSCFSEVSVTPLELFRPETELLDRHNVGIVLLLRPVVTQGSKTKVKDSLLCVANTHLLFNPRRGDVKLAQLAIILAEIDSMVKSCKAKGEHCNIILCGDFNSVPHMPLYQLITTGELYYQGLPAWMISGQEDLSYKIYCHRLFAPLWPSCLGITDKCQYTTVKDKFENKSQKSGKCQYNHDFMVRLRYCPAACVRPVDLELIPGVTDNTPDASRGNQPYDKSFRQTISHQLDLESVYKHILPGSGTSEVTTLHSEVGATVDYIFYSPRRILTPYQTAGGDFVSEGLKLIASLSLLSEDVLWSMKGLPNHIFPSDHLSLVAKFQLDLNAA comes from the exons ATGAAAGAGCAAagtccagaaaaagaaaatgatagaaGAATCAACACGGACAAAGAACAGCTGGTTGCTGTCCTGCGTGAAGAAACAGAGAATGAAGCTATAAAGACGAGTGAGATGCAACAAGAAAAAGTGGAAGTTTCCAAGCAAGACGATATGTGTGTGGTGCTGCATAGGAAGCAAAACACAGAGGATGGAACTATTTTTCCAACGGAGGATATCAGTCCAGAGCAAGCACTTGGAGCTCTGTTAAAGTGTCTGCAAACAGATGACAGCATACAAGAAACTGCCCATACAGTACGGGAACAACTACAGATACACACCTTGGAAGAGTCAGTATTTCCAGCTGAGGACATCATACAAGATACTACCTGTCCAGTACAGAGACACATACAGTCACCAAGCGTGGAAGAGTCTTGGACTCCATCTGAAACTGCCGATAAAATAACTGAGTGCTGGGATGAATACGTAGTTCCCGCGCCTGATGAAATGCATGATGGGGCAAGCAGTTCTGAGCTGGCATTTGCCTCTCTTATCTTTAACACTCAGACCCACCTTAAATTCGGTGGGCAACACGATACGCAAACTGGCTGGCACTTCCCTGCAGGACCTGACTTAGCAGAAGAGGTGCAGTGCCCGCTCTGGCAATTTCCTGCCGTGAGCTATTACCCTCCAATAGATGCGACAGAGCCCTTTGAAG TAATGTGGAGAGTATGGGAGGAGATGGATGAGAGTAGCGCTGCAGCAGAGCCTTCCCTGATACCCTTCCCATTCACAAAAGCCTCGATTGACTTCACGGTCATGTCCTACAACATCCTCGCTCAGGATTTACTCGAGGCCAACCAGGAGCTGTACATACATTGTCCTCTGGAGGTGCTGGACTGGAGCTACCGCTGCAGCCTACTCCTAGAGGAAATACTGAAGTGGGCACCTGAT ATTCTGTGTCTCCAAGAGGTTCAGGAGAACCACTACCATGAACAGCTGTATCCAGCCCTGTCTCAGATGG GCTACACCTGTGTGTACAAACGACGTACAGGCACCAAGACAGACGGCTGTGCTACTTGCTATCGAAACAGTTGCTTCTCTGAGGTATCAGTCACCCCATTGGAATTGTTCAGGCCTGAGACGGAGCTTCTGGACCGGCACAATGTGGGCATTGTTTTGCTGCTCCGGCCAGTGGTCACCCAGGGGTCCAAAACCAAGGTGAAGGACTCACTCCTCTGTGTGGCCAACACCCACCTGCTCTTCAACCCTAGGAGGGGTGACGTGAAGCTGGCCCAGTTAGCAATAATACTGGCAGAGATCGACAGCATGGTCAAGTCCTGTAAGGCCAAAGGTGAACACTGTAACATTATATTGTGTGGAGACTTTAACTCGGTCCCACACATGCCTCTGTACCAGCTGATCACCACCGGTGAGCTCTACTACCAGGGTCTACCAGCATGGATG ATATCAGGTCAAGAGGACCTGTCCTACAAAATCTATTGTCACAGACTGTTTGCTCCCCTGTGGCCCAGCTGTCTGGGAATCACTGACAAATGCCAGTACACTACTGTCAAGGACAAATTTGAGAACAAGAGCCAGAAATCAG GGAAATGTCAGTACAACCATGACTTTATGGTACGGCTGCGCTATTGTCCAGCTGCATGTGTCCGTCCTGTGGACCTGGAGCTGATCCCAGGTGTGACTGACAACACACCAG ATGCTTCAAGGGGAAATCAGCCTTATGATAAAAG TTTCAGACAAACCATCAGTCATCAGTTAGACCTGGAGTCGGTCTATAAACATATTCTCCCAGGCTCTGGCACCTCAGAAGTCACAACCCTCCACTCTGAAGTGGGAGCCACTGTCGACTATATCTTCTACTCCCCGAGACGCATCTTAACCCCTTATCAAACAG CTGGTGGCGACTTCGTGAGTGAGGGTCTGAAGTTGATTGCTAGTCTCTCCCTCCTATCGGAGGATGTCTTATGGTCAATGAAAGGCCTTCCTAATCACATATTCCCCTCTGACCATCTGAGTCTTGTGGCCAAATTCCAGCTGGACCTGAATGCTGCATGA
- the angel1 gene encoding protein angel homolog 1 isoform X1 gives MIGSLLFYVLYPLSRYLTGRPSEALKKGLRPAVVNGTAVWDGGAVTTGRFTQSQTTVLDQCLCPSSRTKAETKERMKEQSPEKENDRRINTDKEQLVAVLREETENEAIKTSEMQQEKVEVSKQDDMCVVLHRKQNTEDGTIFPTEDISPEQALGALLKCLQTDDSIQETAHTVREQLQIHTLEESVFPAEDIIQDTTCPVQRHIQSPSVEESWTPSETADKITECWDEYVVPAPDEMHDGASSSELAFASLIFNTQTHLKFGGQHDTQTGWHFPAGPDLAEEVQCPLWQFPAVSYYPPIDATEPFEVMWRVWEEMDESSAAAEPSLIPFPFTKASIDFTVMSYNILAQDLLEANQELYIHCPLEVLDWSYRCSLLLEEILKWAPDILCLQEVQENHYHEQLYPALSQMGYTCVYKRRTGTKTDGCATCYRNSCFSEVSVTPLELFRPETELLDRHNVGIVLLLRPVVTQGSKTKVKDSLLCVANTHLLFNPRRGDVKLAQLAIILAEIDSMVKSCKAKGEHCNIILCGDFNSVPHMPLYQLITTGELYYQGLPAWMISGQEDLSYKIYCHRLFAPLWPSCLGITDKCQYTTVKDKFENKSQKSGKCQYNHDFMVRLRYCPAACVRPVDLELIPGVTDNTPDASRGNQPYDKSFRQTISHQLDLESVYKHILPGSGTSEVTTLHSEVGATVDYIFYSPRRILTPYQTAGGDFVSEGLKLIASLSLLSEDVLWSMKGLPNHIFPSDHLSLVAKFQLDLNAA, from the exons ATGATTGGCAGCCTGTTATTCTATGTGCTCTACCCATTATCACGGTACCTGACCGGTCGACCCTCAG AGGCCTTAAAGAAAGGTCTCCGTCCTGCAGTGGTTAATGGCACAGCAGTGTGGGATGGTGGTGCTGTCACAACCGGGAGGTTCACCCAGTCTCAGACAACCGTGCTGGACCAGTGCCTCTGCCCAAGCAGTAGGACGAAGGCAGAAACGAAAGAAAGGATGAAAGAGCAAagtccagaaaaagaaaatgatagaaGAATCAACACGGACAAAGAACAGCTGGTTGCTGTCCTGCGTGAAGAAACAGAGAATGAAGCTATAAAGACGAGTGAGATGCAACAAGAAAAAGTGGAAGTTTCCAAGCAAGACGATATGTGTGTGGTGCTGCATAGGAAGCAAAACACAGAGGATGGAACTATTTTTCCAACGGAGGATATCAGTCCAGAGCAAGCACTTGGAGCTCTGTTAAAGTGTCTGCAAACAGATGACAGCATACAAGAAACTGCCCATACAGTACGGGAACAACTACAGATACACACCTTGGAAGAGTCAGTATTTCCAGCTGAGGACATCATACAAGATACTACCTGTCCAGTACAGAGACACATACAGTCACCAAGCGTGGAAGAGTCTTGGACTCCATCTGAAACTGCCGATAAAATAACTGAGTGCTGGGATGAATACGTAGTTCCCGCGCCTGATGAAATGCATGATGGGGCAAGCAGTTCTGAGCTGGCATTTGCCTCTCTTATCTTTAACACTCAGACCCACCTTAAATTCGGTGGGCAACACGATACGCAAACTGGCTGGCACTTCCCTGCAGGACCTGACTTAGCAGAAGAGGTGCAGTGCCCGCTCTGGCAATTTCCTGCCGTGAGCTATTACCCTCCAATAGATGCGACAGAGCCCTTTGAAG TAATGTGGAGAGTATGGGAGGAGATGGATGAGAGTAGCGCTGCAGCAGAGCCTTCCCTGATACCCTTCCCATTCACAAAAGCCTCGATTGACTTCACGGTCATGTCCTACAACATCCTCGCTCAGGATTTACTCGAGGCCAACCAGGAGCTGTACATACATTGTCCTCTGGAGGTGCTGGACTGGAGCTACCGCTGCAGCCTACTCCTAGAGGAAATACTGAAGTGGGCACCTGAT ATTCTGTGTCTCCAAGAGGTTCAGGAGAACCACTACCATGAACAGCTGTATCCAGCCCTGTCTCAGATGG GCTACACCTGTGTGTACAAACGACGTACAGGCACCAAGACAGACGGCTGTGCTACTTGCTATCGAAACAGTTGCTTCTCTGAGGTATCAGTCACCCCATTGGAATTGTTCAGGCCTGAGACGGAGCTTCTGGACCGGCACAATGTGGGCATTGTTTTGCTGCTCCGGCCAGTGGTCACCCAGGGGTCCAAAACCAAGGTGAAGGACTCACTCCTCTGTGTGGCCAACACCCACCTGCTCTTCAACCCTAGGAGGGGTGACGTGAAGCTGGCCCAGTTAGCAATAATACTGGCAGAGATCGACAGCATGGTCAAGTCCTGTAAGGCCAAAGGTGAACACTGTAACATTATATTGTGTGGAGACTTTAACTCGGTCCCACACATGCCTCTGTACCAGCTGATCACCACCGGTGAGCTCTACTACCAGGGTCTACCAGCATGGATG ATATCAGGTCAAGAGGACCTGTCCTACAAAATCTATTGTCACAGACTGTTTGCTCCCCTGTGGCCCAGCTGTCTGGGAATCACTGACAAATGCCAGTACACTACTGTCAAGGACAAATTTGAGAACAAGAGCCAGAAATCAG GGAAATGTCAGTACAACCATGACTTTATGGTACGGCTGCGCTATTGTCCAGCTGCATGTGTCCGTCCTGTGGACCTGGAGCTGATCCCAGGTGTGACTGACAACACACCAG ATGCTTCAAGGGGAAATCAGCCTTATGATAAAAG TTTCAGACAAACCATCAGTCATCAGTTAGACCTGGAGTCGGTCTATAAACATATTCTCCCAGGCTCTGGCACCTCAGAAGTCACAACCCTCCACTCTGAAGTGGGAGCCACTGTCGACTATATCTTCTACTCCCCGAGACGCATCTTAACCCCTTATCAAACAG CTGGTGGCGACTTCGTGAGTGAGGGTCTGAAGTTGATTGCTAGTCTCTCCCTCCTATCGGAGGATGTCTTATGGTCAATGAAAGGCCTTCCTAATCACATATTCCCCTCTGACCATCTGAGTCTTGTGGCCAAATTCCAGCTGGACCTGAATGCTGCATGA
- the LOC120795811 gene encoding leucine-rich repeat-containing protein 74A encodes MLTISFESLCLKDDDCPSATQPQGEEDEFDTDLESDEKEERNKEVSIAEGYLQACKIVGVVPVSYFMQNLESTTMTLTHRGLGPLGCKALAIALVTDMHIHTLELADNHIQAEGAKYLVEMLRANFTIKHLDLSNNCLQSAGAEYVAKMLLDNISLKSMKLSGNGFTDDDAKCFAESFSSNTRIKDLDLSHNEFCGKGGEHLGQLLANNEGLEALDLSWNHLRMKGAVAFCAGLKVNMMLKQLDLSWNGFGNEGALAMGEALKSNNTLVHLNLNNNRITNEGVSMLCRGLEFNDTLRVLLLAYNSITVEGALAMVNVVKNTPKTALEEINMCNVLVNENFVLLLEVTCQEHPGLDVQYGGVGGFIAKKPPKRVDPMKVIQDYLDQRKLRLWDFFRNIDKDGTMRVPVTDFRRAVQQSSIPLDRYQIEELIQRLDRDRTGMVDYRGLADTRKQMMRDHRRQLRKVESRQKKEKQKSDRILKTFQSAVEAVTPHSSMVISPGGGKEDSSGLQQFSATPLSSWHHIFMSNSSRYSITNLSNEHVHLPMLGGNTSYRATSSLAMRSYSQPNLLDDSPRSAHGKSTSAQRIRSDPEMRHSKLSPTANHLTRSRPALNAKQPEAKAKTKKVKKKKTKKHVKSSQNPAQPVK; translated from the exons ATGTTGACAATATCTTTTGAGTCCCTCTGCTTAAAAGATGATGATTGCCCTTCCGCAACTCAACCCCAAGGCGAGGAGGATGAATTTGACACAGACTTGGAGTCGGATG AAAAAGAGGAGCGCAACAAGGAGGTGTCTATAGCTGAAGGGTACCTGCAGGCCTGCAAGATAGTAGGTGTTGTCCCGGTCTCCTACTTCATGCAAAACCTTGAATCTACAACCATGACCCTCACACACCGCGGGCTGGGACCTCTGGGATGCAAGGCACTTGCTATTGCATTGGTG ACTGATATGCACATCCACACTCTGGAACTGGCAGACAATCACATTCAAGCTGAAGGAGCCAAATACCTTGTGGAGATGTTGAGGGCTAATTTCACCATTAAGCATCTG GATTTGTCCAACAACTGTCTGCAGTCTGCAGGAGCTGAGTATGTGGCTAAAATGTTGCTAGacaacatttcattaaaatctaTGAAACTTTCAG GAAATGGATTTACTGATGATGATGCTAAATGTTTTGCAGAGTCCTTCTCG aGTAATACCAGGATTAAGGATCTAGACCTGAGCCATAATGAGTTTTGCGGTAAAGGAGGGGAACATTTGGGACAACTGTTAG CAAACAATGAAGGTCTGGAGGCGCTGGACCTTAGCTGGAATCATCTTAGAATGAAAGGGGCTGTAGCTTTTTGTGCAGGACTCAAG GTGAATATGATGTTAAAACAACTTGACTTATCTTGGAATGGTTTTGGGAATGAGGGCGCCCTTGCAATGGGAGAAGCCCTAAAATCCAACAACACTCTGGTGCACCTCAACCTCAACAATAACCGTATCACCAATGAGGGTGTCAGCATGCTGTGCAGAGGTCTTGAGTTCAATGACACACTCCGAGTCCTACTG CTTGCATATAACTCTATAACAGTAGAGGGAGCCCTGGCCATGGTTAATGTGGTGAAGAACACACCTAAAACTGCCTTGGAGGAGATAAACATGTGT AATGTGCTGGTAAATGAGAACTTTGTGCTCCTGTTGGAGGTGACCTGTCAGGAGCATCCCGGTCTGGATGTACAGTATGGGGGGGTGGGAGGTTTCATCGCTAAGAAGCCACCAAAACGCGTTGATCCAATGAAAGTCATCCAG GATTATCTGGATCAACGCAAGCTGCGCCTGTGGGATTTCTTTCGGAACATTGACAAGGATGGTACCATGCGAGTCCCCGTCACTGACTTCAGGAGGGCGGTGCAG CAATCAAGCATTCCTTTGGATCGATACCAGATTGAGGAGCTGATTCAGAGACTTGATCGGGACAGGACAGGAATGGTAGACTACAG GGGGTTGGCAGATACGAGGAAACAGATGATGAGAGATCACCGCCGCCAGCTGAGGAAGGTTGAGTCCCGtcagaagaaagagaagcagaagagTGACCGCATCCTCAAGACCTTCCAGAGCGCCGTGGAGGCGGTTACGCCTCACAGCTCCATGGTCATATCTCCAGGAGGTGGCAAAGAGGACTCAAGTGGCCTGCAGCAGTTTTCTGCCACCCCTCTCAGCTCATGGCACCACATTTTCATGTCCAACAGCAGTCGCTATTCCATCACTAACCTAAGCAATGAGCATGTCCACCTGCCCATGTTAGGAGGCAACACATCTTACCGTGCAACCAGTTCCCTTGCAATGCGCTCCTACTCCCAACCCAACTTGCTGGATGACTCCCCACGTTCTGCCCATGGCAAGTCCACCTCCGCTCAGCGTATACGCTCTGATCCAGAGATGCGCCACAGCAAGCTAAGCCCCACTGCTAACCACCTGACCAGGTCCAGGCCTGCTCTCAATGCCAAGCAGCCAGAGGCCAAAGCCAAAACcaagaaagtgaagaaaaagaaaactaagaaaCATGTGAAGAGCTCACAGAATCCTGCACAACCTGTCAAGTGA